The following coding sequences lie in one Synechococcus sp. PCC 7336 genomic window:
- the der gene encoding ribosome biogenesis GTPase Der yields the protein MPLPLVAIVGRPNVGKSTFVNRLAGERTAIVHDEAGVTRDRLYRPAEWGGRSFRVVDTGGLVFEDDSEFLPEIRAQAAAAIAEAQAVILVVDGQMGPTAADIEIANWLRQRDLPIAIAANKCESVELGIAQAAAFWELGLGEPIPCSSIHGNGVAEVLEVIVPLLPEAVEEEGEEPLNIAIVGRPNVGKSSLLNRLAGEQRTIVSDVAGTTRDAIDTQVEHEGKRYRFIDTAGIRKKSRVDYGVEFFSINRAFKAIQRSDVVLFVIDTLDGIGEQDQKLAGRIADEGRACVVVVNKWDAVEKDSQTIYDYTRYVRERLYFVEWASIIFTSALTGQRVNKIFELAERAAESHRRRVSTSVVNEVLEETAMWHSPPTNRQGKQGKIYYGTQVSVQPPTFALFVNQPGLFKDNYRRYVEKQFRKVLSFDGTPIRFVWRGKTERSAERGRLKLEQSR from the coding sequence GTGCCGCTGCCATTAGTTGCCATTGTGGGCCGTCCCAATGTGGGCAAATCGACGTTTGTGAACCGCTTGGCTGGCGAGCGCACGGCGATTGTCCACGACGAAGCGGGGGTGACTCGCGATCGCCTCTACCGTCCGGCGGAATGGGGCGGGCGAAGTTTCCGCGTGGTGGATACGGGCGGCTTGGTGTTTGAGGATGATTCCGAATTTTTGCCCGAGATTCGCGCCCAGGCAGCGGCGGCGATCGCCGAGGCGCAAGCGGTCATTTTAGTGGTAGACGGGCAGATGGGGCCGACGGCTGCCGATATTGAGATTGCCAACTGGTTGCGACAGCGGGATTTACCGATCGCGATCGCGGCCAACAAGTGCGAATCGGTTGAGCTGGGAATTGCTCAGGCGGCGGCGTTTTGGGAGCTGGGTTTGGGGGAACCGATTCCCTGTTCTTCCATTCACGGGAATGGGGTGGCGGAGGTGCTGGAGGTAATTGTACCGCTGCTGCCAGAAGCGGTTGAGGAAGAGGGGGAAGAACCGCTCAATATTGCCATTGTGGGCCGTCCCAATGTGGGTAAGTCTAGTTTGCTGAATCGGTTGGCGGGAGAGCAGCGGACGATTGTGAGCGATGTGGCGGGGACGACGCGGGATGCGATCGACACCCAGGTGGAGCACGAGGGCAAGCGATATCGCTTTATCGACACGGCGGGGATTCGCAAGAAGAGTCGGGTGGATTATGGGGTGGAGTTTTTTAGTATTAACCGGGCATTTAAGGCAATTCAGCGATCGGATGTGGTGCTGTTTGTTATCGACACGCTGGATGGCATTGGGGAGCAGGACCAGAAATTGGCAGGGCGGATCGCGGATGAGGGTCGGGCTTGCGTAGTGGTGGTGAATAAGTGGGATGCAGTGGAGAAGGATAGCCAAACCATTTATGATTACACCCGCTACGTGCGGGAGCGGCTGTATTTTGTGGAGTGGGCCTCTATCATCTTTACCAGTGCGCTGACGGGGCAGCGGGTGAACAAAATTTTCGAATTAGCCGAGCGGGCGGCTGAGAGCCATCGGCGGCGGGTGTCCACCTCGGTGGTGAATGAGGTATTGGAGGAAACGGCGATGTGGCATTCTCCCCCCACCAATCGGCAGGGCAAGCAGGGGAAGATTTATTACGGTACGCAGGTGAGTGTGCAACCGCCGACGTTTGCCTTATTTGTCAATCAGCCGGGGCTGTTTAAGGACAATTATCGGCGGTATGTGGAGAAGCAGTTTCGCAAGGTGCTCAGTTTTGACGGTACGCCAATTCGGTTTGTCTGGCGGGGCAAGACCGAGCGGTCTGCGGAGCGGGGTCGGCTGAAGTTGGAACAATCGCGCTAG
- a CDS encoding HugZ family protein, whose amino-acid sequence MARFKDGEMTPVSSEQSAQTDYSSAARALLRRARYGILSTFSQQLPGFPFGSVVPCALTPNCEPILCISQLAAHTQNIQADPHVCLTVVEPNTSAETQTDGRFAYMGLVKPVPDTHLEAIRDRFLALVPSARRYIGFGDFRLYTVRFEQGRFVGGFGKISWIYPEPFAVADPIAEAAIAHLAELNQLCREALDRFALGHNRSRAQLANVDSQGLDLRLEDTVWRLEFPADLNANATSVEALAAIVTRQLDANSTA is encoded by the coding sequence ATGGCGAGGTTTAAGGATGGCGAAATGACTCCAGTCTCTTCCGAGCAATCCGCTCAGACTGACTACAGCTCAGCGGCGAGAGCCCTCTTGAGACGAGCCCGCTACGGCATTCTTTCCACCTTTTCCCAGCAGCTTCCCGGCTTTCCATTCGGGTCTGTCGTGCCCTGTGCGCTGACTCCGAACTGCGAGCCGATATTGTGCATTAGCCAACTGGCCGCCCACACCCAGAATATTCAAGCCGATCCGCACGTCTGTCTGACGGTCGTCGAGCCGAATACCTCTGCTGAGACTCAAACAGATGGGCGGTTTGCCTATATGGGCCTTGTCAAACCTGTGCCGGACACACACTTAGAGGCGATACGCGATCGCTTTTTAGCGCTGGTCCCGAGTGCTCGGCGCTATATCGGGTTTGGCGACTTTCGACTCTACACCGTTAGATTCGAGCAGGGCCGCTTTGTGGGTGGGTTTGGGAAAATTTCGTGGATTTATCCCGAGCCATTTGCTGTGGCGGACCCCATAGCGGAGGCGGCGATCGCCCACTTAGCTGAATTAAACCAGCTCTGTCGGGAGGCGCTCGATCGCTTTGCGCTCGGCCACAATCGCTCTCGGGCGCAGCTCGCTAACGTAGATAGCCAAGGTTTGGACCTGCGGCTCGAAGACACCGTTTGGCGGTTGGAATTTCCCGCAGATTTAAACGCTAACGCGACCTCAGTGGAGGCATTGGCTGCCATCGTCACGCGGCAGCTCGACGCCAACAGCACAGCTTAG
- a CDS encoding IS4 family transposase yields MQDWVSQEINPIHFADLRHAKRLGQIVTDLSEQPTASVPQASGNASVAQGTYRFWANPKVSTSSILDSHRDGVVRRALTGKTVLAIQDTTDFDFTTHPQTEGLGFINQSHQQGIKVHSCFAVSGEGEPLGLLSQFIWNRKQRRGKKEKRSVTPIEQKESYRWIATLAAVERELAGQEQVVHIGDREADIFELFAHPRADNRELLIRARHNRKLSHELGKFIPTLEQAPVLGAMSLQVQRNPKRAARIAQLQVRAMAVTLEVPSHHLKAASLEPVRLNAIFVEETVPPDDGAQPIRWFLLTSLPVESFEQVCQCIRWYSYRWLIERFHFTLKSGCGIEQLQLQSYERLLKALATYNVVAWRLMWLTYRARLTPQASCELVLQPAEWRLLRRKFVPKSRSQKPPTLQQAMLWIARLGGFLARKGDGNPGLKTLWRGLTKLHHLLEGAQLASQS; encoded by the coding sequence ATGCAAGATTGGGTCAGCCAAGAAATCAACCCGATCCACTTCGCCGATTTGCGACATGCAAAGCGGTTGGGGCAGATCGTCACAGACTTGAGTGAGCAGCCCACAGCGAGCGTGCCTCAGGCGAGTGGGAATGCCTCAGTGGCCCAAGGAACCTATCGATTTTGGGCCAACCCGAAGGTGAGCACGAGCAGCATTCTGGACAGTCATCGTGATGGAGTGGTCAGGCGGGCCCTCACGGGCAAGACGGTGCTGGCCATTCAAGACACAACGGATTTCGACTTCACCACTCACCCCCAGACCGAAGGGCTGGGCTTCATCAATCAAAGCCATCAACAGGGAATCAAAGTCCACAGTTGTTTTGCGGTGAGCGGCGAGGGAGAACCCTTAGGTCTGTTGAGTCAATTCATCTGGAATCGCAAACAGCGGCGCGGGAAGAAAGAAAAACGCTCAGTGACTCCCATCGAGCAAAAGGAAAGCTATCGCTGGATAGCAACTCTCGCAGCCGTAGAGCGAGAGCTCGCGGGCCAAGAGCAAGTGGTTCATATTGGCGATCGAGAAGCAGACATCTTCGAACTGTTTGCCCATCCCCGTGCGGACAACAGGGAGTTACTCATCCGCGCAAGGCACAATCGCAAACTTAGCCACGAGCTGGGCAAGTTCATCCCCACCCTCGAACAAGCCCCAGTCTTGGGAGCGATGAGCCTGCAAGTGCAGCGTAATCCCAAGCGAGCGGCCCGCATTGCCCAGTTGCAGGTGCGGGCGATGGCGGTGACGCTGGAGGTGCCATCGCATCACCTCAAAGCCGCGAGCTTAGAGCCCGTGCGCCTCAATGCCATCTTCGTGGAAGAAACCGTCCCCCCTGATGATGGCGCTCAGCCGATTCGCTGGTTTCTGCTGACCAGCTTGCCAGTTGAGAGCTTCGAGCAGGTCTGTCAGTGCATCCGCTGGTATAGCTACCGCTGGCTGATTGAGCGGTTTCACTTCACCCTCAAAAGTGGCTGTGGCATCGAACAGCTCCAACTGCAAAGCTATGAGCGCTTGCTCAAGGCTCTGGCAACCTACAACGTTGTAGCTTGGCGATTGATGTGGCTGACCTACCGCGCTCGACTCACCCCGCAAGCCTCCTGTGAGCTCGTTTTACAGCCTGCTGAATGGCGGCTGTTACGACGCAAGTTTGTGCCGAAAAGTCGCTCTCAAAAGCCACCCACTCTGCAACAGGCAATGCTGTGGATTGCTCGATTGGGAGGCTTCTTGGCTCGCAAGGGCGATGGCAACCCTGGATTGAAGACGCTTTGGCGAGGGCTGACCAAACTCCACCATTTGCTTGAAGGGGCTCAACTGGCTTCTCAAAGCTAG
- a CDS encoding glycosyltransferase family 39 protein — MMRFSNLASLPPWTDECATIAFSLGNSFLTVPLNEIVSANVILQPLQSNTGAGIGSVAEHLSNESTHPPLYFFLTHLWMKVFSPPQELASISAARSLSALFGVFSIPALFSCGYFVFRSLAIAQMAAAMMAVSPYAIFLARQARHYTLASLLAIASLYCFLKAIEIIQNRRAFPIWMMSAWIVINCLGIATHYFFVLTLCTQALVLLLHILRQIQKGKFVELQPYWWPIGLVAVGTLIGCLVWLPALYGIYGSEPTNWVADGNPRTDWFGPVGRLLIWLVSVFLLLPSAFTHLSLTIVIVSGAVSLLFLMWSLPHLLSGLKTQQQNPNDRLAIQILVEYVVVAIALILGITYGLGMDLTLAARFQFFIAPAIVLLLAAALAGIWQYPEKLYSAKKQLSPIGNGAVRVAIIYFMATLGSFTAVDNLGYLQNHRPDLLAPIIQANSQDPALIATTHKHHGQTGRMMGLAWEFKHFSDSQAPGKDWTFFLAHRDPETKTYTSAIQAFQQQLAQLPRPFDLWLVDFRAGIDLQPQQCLPDDRGRQSAGEYRYQQYRCQTTN, encoded by the coding sequence ATGATGCGCTTTTCAAATTTGGCATCTCTACCGCCTTGGACTGATGAATGTGCCACGATAGCTTTCAGCCTCGGCAATAGCTTTTTAACAGTACCGCTGAACGAGATCGTTAGTGCCAATGTTATTTTGCAACCGCTACAATCCAATACTGGAGCTGGAATCGGGTCAGTTGCCGAGCATTTATCGAATGAAAGCACTCATCCTCCCCTCTACTTTTTTCTGACTCATCTGTGGATGAAAGTATTTTCACCCCCGCAGGAGTTAGCATCCATCTCGGCCGCGCGATCGCTCAGTGCCTTGTTTGGAGTTTTCTCCATTCCTGCCCTGTTTAGTTGTGGTTATTTTGTCTTTCGCTCTTTGGCGATCGCTCAGATGGCAGCAGCCATGATGGCCGTTTCGCCTTATGCCATTTTTCTTGCCCGACAAGCACGTCATTACACTTTGGCTAGTTTATTGGCGATCGCTTCTTTATATTGCTTTCTGAAAGCGATTGAAATCATACAGAATCGTCGAGCTTTCCCGATTTGGATGATGTCGGCCTGGATAGTGATTAACTGTCTGGGCATAGCGACTCATTACTTCTTTGTTCTAACCCTCTGTACCCAAGCTTTGGTATTGCTGTTGCATATTTTGCGACAAATTCAGAAGGGGAAATTTGTCGAGTTACAACCCTATTGGTGGCCCATTGGCTTAGTAGCCGTGGGTACGCTGATTGGATGCTTGGTGTGGTTGCCAGCTCTGTACGGTATTTACGGCAGCGAACCAACAAACTGGGTTGCTGATGGCAATCCTCGCACTGACTGGTTCGGCCCTGTAGGAAGACTGCTCATCTGGCTCGTTAGCGTCTTTTTACTCTTGCCTTCAGCATTCACCCACTTATCTCTGACAATTGTCATCGTTTCCGGTGCAGTCAGCTTGCTATTTCTGATGTGGAGTCTACCCCACCTCCTCTCTGGCTTGAAAACCCAGCAGCAGAATCCAAACGATCGTTTAGCGATCCAAATCTTAGTTGAGTATGTTGTTGTCGCGATCGCCTTAATTTTGGGTATTACCTATGGCCTAGGTATGGACTTAACTTTGGCTGCCCGTTTCCAGTTCTTCATTGCTCCTGCGATCGTTCTTTTGTTGGCTGCTGCCCTAGCTGGGATTTGGCAGTATCCGGAGAAATTATACTCAGCTAAAAAGCAGCTCTCTCCGATTGGGAATGGAGCGGTAAGAGTGGCAATCATTTACTTTATGGCTACTTTGGGGAGTTTTACCGCAGTTGACAATTTAGGCTACCTCCAAAATCATCGCCCCGATCTTCTCGCCCCAATTATCCAAGCAAATTCTCAAGATCCAGCCTTAATTGCTACGACCCACAAACATCACGGACAAACAGGCAGAATGATGGGATTGGCTTGGGAGTTCAAACATTTCTCCGACTCCCAAGCTCCTGGCAAGGATTGGACGTTTTTTTTGGCCCACAGAGATCCCGAGACTAAGACTTATACCAGCGCTATTCAAGCCTTTCAACAGCAACTCGCACAGCTCCCGAGACCGTTCGATCTCTGGTTAGTTGATTTTCGCGCTGGGATAGATTTACAGCCTCAGCAATGTTTGCCTGACGATCGAGGACGGCAATCTGCCGGTGAATACCGCTACCAACAATATCGCTGTCAAACCACGAATTAA
- a CDS encoding lysylphosphatidylglycerol synthase transmembrane domain-containing protein produces the protein MKRALSIGISLLILAAIYWKIDIVEMMRTFRDSDPLWMPVSLGMVVPLTMLTAWRLQQLMPSREAGEPNPLSFAEANRLILAASSLNMVLPSKMGDIAKSYFMREKAQLSGSLSLSMVLFEKACDMLSLLLWCAFGLLVYPQKDVLFWAMTVGVAGGLGLGLLLLGSQSFALFFFRLGRSLLPKKFKPKFDTLIAAWQEMHGYFWRDRRQLLKITLTSTFIWFLHLLQIWMFILALKASVPFLANLALSPLALLAGLLPLTFAGVGTRDAAFILFYQSYFDDSTGAALGLLATARYFLPAIGGLPFLGKYFSEMQRLRQKPVEVKESA, from the coding sequence ATGAAGCGCGCCCTCTCCATTGGCATCAGCCTGCTCATCCTGGCTGCCATCTACTGGAAGATCGACATCGTCGAGATGATGCGCACCTTCCGCGATAGCGATCCCCTCTGGATGCCCGTCAGCCTGGGCATGGTCGTCCCCCTGACGATGCTGACCGCTTGGCGATTGCAGCAACTGATGCCCAGCCGCGAAGCAGGCGAACCCAATCCCCTTTCCTTTGCAGAAGCCAACCGTCTCATTCTGGCCGCTAGTTCCCTCAACATGGTGCTGCCGTCCAAGATGGGGGATATCGCCAAATCCTATTTCATGCGGGAGAAGGCGCAGTTGAGTGGATCGCTGTCGCTATCGATGGTGCTGTTCGAAAAAGCCTGCGACATGCTGTCTCTGCTGCTCTGGTGTGCATTTGGTCTGCTTGTCTACCCCCAAAAAGATGTTCTGTTTTGGGCGATGACGGTTGGCGTCGCAGGCGGTTTAGGCTTGGGCTTGCTGTTGCTAGGCTCGCAGTCCTTCGCCCTATTTTTCTTTCGGCTGGGGCGTTCCCTCTTGCCGAAAAAGTTCAAGCCGAAGTTCGATACTCTTATTGCAGCTTGGCAGGAGATGCACGGCTATTTTTGGCGCGATCGCCGCCAACTGCTCAAAATTACCCTCACCTCCACCTTCATTTGGTTTCTCCACCTACTCCAAATCTGGATGTTCATCTTGGCCCTGAAAGCCTCGGTTCCGTTTTTAGCGAACCTTGCCTTGTCCCCTCTAGCCTTGCTGGCGGGACTGCTGCCCCTCACCTTCGCAGGCGTCGGCACTCGGGATGCCGCTTTCATCTTGTTCTACCAATCCTATTTCGATGACTCGACAGGGGCGGCCTTGGGGCTGTTGGCCACGGCGCGATATTTTCTTCCGGCGATCGGCGGGCTGCCTTTTTTGGGCAAATACTTCAGCGAGATGCAGCGGCTGCGCCAAAAACCGGTAGAAGTGAAAGAGTCTGCCTGA
- the rpoD gene encoding RNA polymerase sigma factor RpoD — translation MTQAKQAIEVIDLTNKSSTLSPAGSTATPAKDVAATQTKKSSSAAAANGKDATASKSRSRRRTTTKKKQYTEDSIRLYLQEIGRIRLLRADEEIELAREIADLLELERIRDDMVDGSDEWEDPEDVTDEAWAAEVDMALPDFRRRLGRGRRAKDKMVQSNLRLVVSIAKKYMNRGLSFQDLIQEGSLGLIRAAEKFDHEKGYKFSTYATWWIRQAITRAIADQSRTIRLPVHLYETISRIKKTTKLLSQEFGRKPTEEEIATRMEMTIEKLRFIAKSAQLPISLETPIGKEEDSRLGDFIESDGETPEDRVAKNLLREDLESVLDTLSPRERDVLKLRYGLDDGRMKTLEEIGQIFNVTRERIRQIEAKALRKLRHPNRNSVLKEYIR, via the coding sequence ATGACTCAGGCCAAGCAAGCGATTGAGGTTATCGACCTAACGAATAAATCGTCGACTCTATCGCCCGCTGGCAGTACCGCGACGCCTGCCAAAGACGTGGCTGCCACTCAAACCAAGAAGAGTAGCTCTGCGGCGGCTGCGAATGGAAAAGATGCAACTGCTAGTAAGAGTCGCTCGCGCCGTCGCACAACGACGAAGAAAAAGCAATATACCGAAGATTCCATTCGGCTGTATTTGCAGGAAATTGGTCGCATTCGCCTGTTGCGGGCCGATGAAGAAATCGAGCTAGCCCGCGAAATCGCCGATCTGCTGGAACTCGAGCGCATTCGCGATGACATGGTGGATGGCAGCGACGAGTGGGAAGATCCCGAAGATGTGACAGACGAGGCTTGGGCAGCAGAAGTAGATATGGCCCTGCCCGACTTTCGCCGCCGCCTGGGTCGCGGTCGCCGCGCCAAAGACAAGATGGTGCAGTCTAACCTGCGACTGGTGGTATCCATTGCCAAGAAGTATATGAATCGCGGCCTGTCTTTTCAGGACCTGATTCAAGAGGGCTCGTTAGGCTTGATTCGAGCTGCCGAGAAGTTCGATCACGAAAAAGGCTACAAGTTCTCCACCTATGCCACTTGGTGGATTCGGCAAGCCATTACGCGGGCGATCGCCGACCAATCCCGCACGATCCGCTTGCCGGTTCACCTGTACGAAACCATTTCGCGCATTAAGAAAACCACTAAGCTGCTGTCGCAGGAGTTTGGCCGCAAACCCACTGAAGAAGAAATCGCCACTCGCATGGAAATGACCATCGAGAAACTGCGCTTTATTGCCAAGTCCGCTCAACTGCCGATCTCGCTGGAAACCCCCATTGGTAAAGAAGAAGATTCCCGCTTGGGAGACTTTATCGAGTCAGACGGCGAAACTCCTGAAGATCGAGTGGCGAAGAACCTGCTGCGGGAAGATTTGGAGAGTGTGTTGGATACCCTCAGCCCCCGCGAGCGCGACGTGTTGAAATTGCGCTACGGTCTCGATGACGGCCGCATGAAGACTCTAGAAGAAATTGGTCAGATCTTTAACGTCACCCGCGAGCGCATTCGCCAAATTGAGGCGAAAGCTCTGCGCAAGCTGCGCCACCCCAACCGCAATAGTGTGCTGAAGGAGTATATTCGTTAG
- a CDS encoding DUF4351 domain-containing protein, translated as MPSAWPLYERGYEREAIVNLYRFIDWIIQLPAELELEFRTELEQWEQEGRMPYLSTIERMARQEGLEQGERALILRQLARRFGEMSAQRQARIEALALPQLEELGEVLLDFQSGADLDIWLDETDA; from the coding sequence TTGCCGAGTGCTTGGCCTTTGTACGAGCGAGGTTACGAGCGCGAGGCGATCGTCAATCTGTATCGATTTATCGATTGGATAATACAGTTGCCAGCGGAATTGGAGCTAGAATTTCGGACAGAGTTGGAGCAATGGGAGCAGGAGGGTCGGATGCCTTATCTCAGCACGATTGAGCGCATGGCACGTCAGGAAGGACTCGAACAGGGGGAACGAGCACTGATCTTGCGCCAGCTTGCGCGACGCTTTGGAGAGATGTCTGCGCAGCGCCAAGCTCGTATAGAAGCACTGGCACTACCTCAATTGGAAGAACTGGGGGAAGTGCTATTGGATTTCCAGAGTGGAGCAGATCTGGATATTTGGTTGGATGAAACCGATGCGTGA
- the sds gene encoding solanesyl diphosphate synthase, with translation MVSVASLFDPVEADLQELRQNLTNLVGAQHPVLGAAAEHLFTARGKGIRPAIVLLASRATAVGGHLTPRHRRLAEITEMIHTASLVHDDVIDAADLRRGVATVNSDYGNRIAVLAGDFLFAQSSWYLANLDNLEVVKLLSKVIKDFAEGEIRQNLTQFDPDLSFEAYLDKSFYKTASLMAGSARAAAVLSETSATIADSLYEYGRSLGIAFQIVDDLLDFTSSTETLGKPAGSDLSQGNLTAPVLFAMEEKPQLRAAIEREFSKPGDLEQALQWVADSSGLERSHQLAKQFASRAEQQLQVLSSSESKDSLINLTDYVLARLK, from the coding sequence ATGGTTTCAGTTGCATCTCTGTTTGACCCCGTAGAAGCCGACCTTCAGGAGCTTCGGCAAAACCTGACCAATTTAGTCGGAGCCCAGCATCCGGTTTTAGGGGCAGCCGCAGAGCATTTATTCACCGCTCGAGGCAAAGGGATTCGCCCTGCGATCGTCCTATTGGCTAGCCGCGCCACGGCGGTCGGCGGTCATCTTACCCCCCGTCACCGCCGCTTGGCGGAAATCACGGAAATGATTCACACGGCCAGCCTCGTTCACGATGACGTGATCGACGCTGCCGACCTGCGCCGGGGCGTAGCCACGGTCAATAGCGACTATGGCAACCGCATTGCAGTTTTAGCCGGAGACTTCCTGTTTGCCCAATCCTCCTGGTATTTAGCCAATCTCGACAATCTAGAAGTGGTCAAACTGCTCTCCAAAGTGATCAAAGATTTTGCGGAGGGCGAAATTCGCCAAAACCTGACCCAGTTCGACCCCGATTTGTCGTTTGAAGCCTATCTCGACAAAAGCTTCTACAAAACTGCCTCCCTCATGGCGGGTAGCGCCCGCGCTGCCGCCGTCCTCAGCGAAACCTCTGCCACCATCGCAGATTCCCTTTACGAATACGGCCGCAGCCTCGGCATTGCCTTCCAAATCGTTGACGATCTCTTAGACTTCACCAGTTCCACTGAGACCTTGGGCAAGCCCGCTGGGTCGGACCTCTCCCAAGGCAACCTGACCGCTCCAGTGCTGTTCGCGATGGAGGAGAAGCCCCAACTGCGAGCGGCGATCGAGCGCGAGTTTTCGAAACCGGGCGATCTGGAGCAGGCCCTTCAGTGGGTGGCAGATAGCAGCGGTCTAGAGCGCAGCCACCAATTAGCCAAACAGTTCGCCAGCCGAGCCGAGCAGCAATTGCAGGTTCTGTCCTCCTCTGAGTCGAAAGACTCCTTGATAAATTTGACCGATTACGTGCTCGCTCGGCTCAAGTAG